A DNA window from Tachysurus fulvidraco isolate hzauxx_2018 chromosome 4, HZAU_PFXX_2.0, whole genome shotgun sequence contains the following coding sequences:
- the LOC113634093 gene encoding macrophage mannose receptor 1-like, protein MKHHLFVLLLFTGVLTLVLSFSRKYYLIQQSKTWNDAKAFCRATYTDLAFIKTNEEMAQIQKVSQTQQFGSNAWIGLYTNINKWQWTLDNEPLGSFTPWANGDPNNWLGDERCVGIIYMVWNDAPCRWQRPFVCFDDRKTGADRYILITQFMTWYNARSYCRLHHTDLASVRNPTENSIVGALNNGFTWIGLVRDPWYWTDQTTDVSVIKWSPGNADDYLMNKSCVYLYGGQANVEQCSNMMPFFCYVFPTQKKTIRMKLKSSQDVNDPTIMTAIEEKLKQKLKDYGMAENITVTWRKQPDGVVFHKEEENITAVTNTRETCDL, encoded by the exons ATGAAGCATCATCTTTTTGTGCTCCTGCTTTTCACAG GAGTCCTTACCCTTGTCCTGTCTTTCTCTCGTAAGTACTATCTGATCCAGCAGAGCAAAACATGGAACGATGCTAAGGCTTTCTGCCGAGCCACATACACTGACCTGGCTTTCATCAAAACTAATGAAGAGATGGCCCAAATTCAGAAGGTATCACAGACACAACAATTCGGATCCAATGCTTGGATTGGACTGTACACTAACATCAACAAGTGGCAATGGACATTGGACAATGAGCCGCTTGGAAGCTTTACACCTTGGGCTAATGGGGACCCTAATAACTGGCTAGGAGATGAACGTTGTGTTGGTATTATCTATATGGTATGGAATGATGCACCATGTAGATGGCAGAGACCATTTGTGTGCTTTGATG ACAGGAAGACTGGAGCTGACAGGTACATTCTTATTACTCAGTTTATGACTTGGTATAATGCTCGGAGCTACTGCAGGCTGCATCATACAGACCTGGCCAGTGTGAGAAACCCAACAGAAAACTCAATTGTTGGGGCATTAAACAATGGGTTCACTTGGATTGGCCTTGTGAGAGACCCCTGGTATTGGACAGACCAGACCACCGACGTGTCCGTCATTAAGTGGTCGCCTGGAAACGCTGATGATTATCTGATGAATAAAAGTTGTGTCTATTTATATGGTGGTCAAGCTAATGTAGAACAGTGCTCAAACATGATGCCTTTCTTCTGTTATG TATTCCCAACACAGAAGAAGACCATAAGAATGAAGTTGAAGTCCAGTCAGGATGTGAATGATCCTACAATAATGACAGCCATCGAGGAGAAG CTGAAGCAGAAACTGAAGGATTATGGAATGGCTGAGAACATCACTGTGACATGGAGAAAGCAACCAGATGGAGTGGTGTTTCACAAGGAGGAGGAAAACATTACTGCAGTGACTAACACTAGGGAGACTTGTGATCTCTAA